TATGCTACGGCGTAGTTAAATGTTTTACACATTTCCATATCGGTATATAAATCGGCAATGGTATGGCGTAAAGCTTGGAATTTATCAATAGTACGTCCGAAGGCTTGACGCTCGCTCATATATTTTAAAGCATATTCTAGCGCAAATTCTGCTCGTGCATGGCCATTAATACCCATAATTAAACGCTCTAGCGCAAAATGCTGCATAATGTATGCAAAACCTTTATCTTCTTCGCCTAATATTTGATTTGCTGGGATTTCAACATTATCAAAAGCTATTTCTCCTGTATCGGATGCTCTCCATCCAAGTTTGTTAAGTTTAGTTGCCGATAAACCTTTGGTTTCACGATCTACCACAAATATACTAATGCCTTTATTACCTAATTCTGGACTTGTTTTGACCGCAACGACTAAGTAATCGCTTAAAACGCCATTTGTTATAAATGTTTTTGAACCATTGATAATATATTTATCACCTTTTTTAACAGCAGTGGTGCGCATACCTGCAACATCACTTCCGCCGAAAGGTTCACTAATACACAAACACCCTATTTTATCTCCAGTAATACTCGGTACTAAATATTTTTGTTTTATCGCCTCATCGCCTTCTGCATTTAAATGCGTCATGGCTAAATAAGTATGCGCCCAAATAGCAGCGGCAAAACCACCTGAATTTATTTTTTGAAGTTCTTCGAGCAGAATTACAGTATAGAACAAATCTAAATCTAAACCACCATAAGCTTCAGGATATTTAATTCCGAAGAATCCCATATCACCAAATTTTTTCCAAATAAAACGATCTATTAGACCCGTTTGCTCCCACTTTTCAATATGTGGAACAACTTCTTTTTGTAAAAAATCTTGAAGACTTTTCCTAAAAAGTTGGTGCTCTTCTGTAAAGTACATGCTATTCATTAGTTTGTGTTGTCAATTCGCAAATATAATTCAATTATCTCGATTTTATTTACTGGAAAGTCTTTTACTTTTAGTAATTCTGAAAAGGATTTAAATCCCTCTCGTAAACTACGCTGCTCGATGATATGGTGCGCCAAATCGTAATCAATATGTTGTATGTTAACCAATTGATCTACGGATGCCGTATTTAAATTTATTTTATTAATATGTCGCGGTGTTTTAACCGTGAAATCTAATTGTATTTTCTGAATAACTTCTGGTGTTAGGCCATAAACATCTTGCAATTGCACATCGGCTATAAAACCACCTTTAAATTTATTTCTGAATTTGATAATTCGTTTTGAAAAAGCTTCGCCAATACCATTCACTGCTTGAAGCTGTTTAGCCGTAGCCGTATTCAAATCTTGTTTTTGAGCAAAAGTTTTGGGTTTGGTTTTATATGAATTGCTATAGGATGATTTAAACGTTTTAGGGTTGGTTACCCATTCCGGGAATTTAAAATACGGAGATATACTATTTAATAGAGAATCTGAGACTTGCGTGACTTCTTGAAATTGTTTGGATGAGTTTATCCACTGGTCATGTTTTCTAAAATTAAGAAGCCTGTCTATTTCCAGATTACTCATACCCAAAGTAGCACCTTTGTAATCTGTAATAAAATTAGGATTGAAAGGGAATATTTTTGGTTTACGGGCTTCTAACTCTATAGCTTTAAGCGAATCTATTTCTTTGGTGAATTTTGCTAACTCGTCATTGTTGGTTTGAATGTCTTCTCCCGAAAAATCAACAAAAAAGTAAACACATTGTAAGGCAATGATGAGTAGAGCCAATAAAAAAATCCCATGCCGTTGGTTTTTAGAAAACGTGACATGGGATTTCATATATAAAAGTTTTAGATTTTAGTTTTCTAACGCGTCCTTTTTAAGTTTTATAGCTCCTAAATATCTATTTAATTGTTTTTTAACAACTGGGAATAAGAAGTAAAGACCTATCATATTAGGGAATACCATTGCAAATATCATAGCATCTGAGAAATCCCAAATTGATTTCATACTAGCAGCAGCTCCAATAACTACAAAAGTTAAAAATAATATTTTATAAGTTAAATCTGCAGCTTTACCTCTTCCGAATAAAAACTTCCAAGATTGTAAACCGTAATACGACCAAGAGATCATAGTTGAAACTGCAAACAGCACCACTGCAATAGTTAAAAACACATTAGAGTAAGGAATATACTCTGCAAAGGCTTTTGCTGTAATACCTGCTCCCTCATAAGATTCGCCATTGATAATTGCAACACCTTGTCCTGTAACATCTCC
The window above is part of the Algibacter sp. L3A6 genome. Proteins encoded here:
- a CDS encoding acyl-CoA dehydrogenase family protein; the encoded protein is MNSMYFTEEHQLFRKSLQDFLQKEVVPHIEKWEQTGLIDRFIWKKFGDMGFFGIKYPEAYGGLDLDLFYTVILLEELQKINSGGFAAAIWAHTYLAMTHLNAEGDEAIKQKYLVPSITGDKIGCLCISEPFGGSDVAGMRTTAVKKGDKYIINGSKTFITNGVLSDYLVVAVKTSPELGNKGISIFVVDRETKGLSATKLNKLGWRASDTGEIAFDNVEIPANQILGEEDKGFAYIMQHFALERLIMGINGHARAEFALEYALKYMSERQAFGRTIDKFQALRHTIADLYTDMEMCKTFNYAVAYRLNKGEYVVKEATMSKLRSTKMADEVIYQCLQFLGGYGYMEDYPMARLLRDSRLGPIGGGTSEILREILAKIIIDKKEYKEAT
- a CDS encoding ComEA family DNA-binding protein codes for the protein MKSHVTFSKNQRHGIFLLALLIIALQCVYFFVDFSGEDIQTNNDELAKFTKEIDSLKAIELEARKPKIFPFNPNFITDYKGATLGMSNLEIDRLLNFRKHDQWINSSKQFQEVTQVSDSLLNSISPYFKFPEWVTNPKTFKSSYSNSYKTKPKTFAQKQDLNTATAKQLQAVNGIGEAFSKRIIKFRNKFKGGFIADVQLQDVYGLTPEVIQKIQLDFTVKTPRHINKINLNTASVDQLVNIQHIDYDLAHHIIEQRSLREGFKSFSELLKVKDFPVNKIEIIELYLRIDNTN